A stretch of DNA from Telopea speciosissima isolate NSW1024214 ecotype Mountain lineage chromosome 5, Tspe_v1, whole genome shotgun sequence:
AAGTACTATGGTATGGATTTTTGAACTTAAGAACGGAATCATTGACTCAAGCCACCCTACTCAATGCCATTGCCATCATGGCTGTAAGAATTGGGAATCGGTTGATTCAGATTGGAATCGGCTTACACTAATCCTGATTTCTATCATTCTCAATCGTTGTTTCTTGGATCGGAATTGGATTGGTCGATTCTTAGTTATTTTCTTCataaatcatcttgaatctGGTTCCTAAACTAATTCAATTTCATCATAAATATCATAGATTCTCAAATATTGAATCGATTCAAGTTAATTTAGATCGAAATCCTATCTGACCGATTCCGTTCCCGAttccgagttttaaaaccttgattgccttttttttttttttctgttttttatgaGATTACCATCCCGGTTACATCTACAAATAACATATGCCTTTCCCAGTTCGGTTGCCTCAGACAGATTATGTAACCTGGTCAACTTTTTgacttttaaaatttttcattgATTTGATTCATTCTAATCTTCTAGAAGGATTTGAAAATTGGGAGAAGATAAAGGAAAGAACTGATTTGAACAGGTCATATCTGGtgcaccatttttttttttttttttttttttttgttttctaaatAAAAGAAGCACGCGAATACTATCCAGAGGAGGTGACCTGGTTGGCTATCTTCATCGACTCGTTGTGTGGTGTCCTCTTCAAACGTCAGAGTTGAAATGGAcaaagggtgtcaatcagtcggTTGGTTCAGTTTTAAATTATTATTGGGTTAACCAAAAACCAAATTGTTAagaaaattttggtttcaagCAATTTTGATTTTGGTCCGGTTTTTATAGGTTTCTAATCAGGTTATTGTCCGGTTTGGTCCATTCCGATTTCAGTTTTATGTGTATACATAAAGAAATTAATggaaaatttctatttttttggtttttgggtagGGGTGGGGAGGGGGTTCTGGTTTCTTatccaatttgattttgatcccAACCATGGTTTTGAATCTCAAATCGGATCGGTATTGGTCGAGGCCGATCCCGAGATTAGACAGATACAATAAGGTTTGACTGAATCGTTCCTTGGATCGTTCAACTCGGTTGGATCggtcgatccgatccgatccttgATCGATCcgattgaaaatattttttttcaaagtttttaggtttttattttttatttttatattatcttgaccgataTTGACTAATACCAATCGATATTGACCGATCCAATCAAGATAATATCTGCCGATCCAATCCCGAGATCAAAACATCCACCAACTTTGACCGATACATGatccgatccataaaaaaatgattttaggGGTGTTTTGTCCGATCCTGATCGATTTGTACCGATCCAATCCTGATCCGAAAAGATTTTGACAATGaccgatacctggattttgaacctttaTCCCAACTCTAAACCAAACGGATAATCTAACCGATTCGAGCCGGATACACCCACTGCACCAGTTCGAAGACACAACAACTACCAACCTTCCACATGATAGCAAATATTAAAAGGGCGCCCCCACGTCAATGGGCCGTAAGCCCTTAGCCAATTCATGAAAGTGATACCACGGACGTCAAATATATACTAACAAATGAAGCTCTGCTCATGACTTTAGTAGCTAGTTAGGGTTAGCTGTGAAAGCTAAATTTTCTAAGAATTGGTCCTGATGAGTTTCTAGATGTCATACTGATGATGTCCATATCAACCTTTTTTTAATTGAGATTTTGATCTTTGTTGAATTGCCTTAATGGCTCTCTACTgcctaaaataggaaaaagtcAAAAATCTATGGCCCATCTAACTAAAACAAcctcctttctcctcttcttctattttccttccTAAGGTAGAAGAGTTGCATTGTATTCGATCGCTGTGAAATGGTGATGGTGACAATTCTAATTGGGTGGTCACTTGTCAAATTTAAAGAAGGATCGGTGTTCTTTGTGGGAGAGCGTGGCCTTTATGTACGAAGatcaatgagagcacatgcggggtgggatttttgcctttcatgatGAGCTAAGCGATCATTACGCCCCCTCTGTGTTTGGGCGTAGCCGATACATTTTTCCACAAAGAACTTTCTTCCTTCAAAGAAATTCTCCACTGTATTGACATTTGTCATTGaattttcagttttatttttaaggATTTTAAGTTTTTTTGCCCACTTGGACTGAAATGGGACATGTGGCTGTGAATAGGTGATCTTGGTGTTTTTTTATCCATAAAATTTCATCCTTGTCGGACTTGTCGTACAGTGGATACTTGGAACATATAAGAAGTCCTACTTGGGTGGCGGCTTGTTGATTCTATGATATTTTAATTTCACTATAATCTTGATTATAGAATAAAAAAGAGTGAATATGAAATGTGAAATCGGATTTATTTTGGTGTCATATGTGCTTAGATTTtactttttctctttgtttttttgtcttctCAGATCAATATTTGTTCTCGAAGGATTTTGTTTTCGTGTCGATCAAAAAGACCATTGTCTTGTTATAAATGGGGACATGGTTTCCCATGACACAGTGTTGGAGAATCTCCCATGCCACAGGTGCAAGAAATGGTGTAATCTACATGGGGTCTACATGGTtaagataattaaaaaaagggaagtagttttctatccgggagtgtggtttacgccagcacttccatatgtctatttctctcctcctcaaaataagggggcagaggtatctttttcaatggggaggagagagatagactcatgggaatgctggcatagaccacactcccggacagagaactttctccctaaaaaaaatattaaaaaaaaaaacatatgagaTGCAAATAGTACAGAAGACTCACTATGCAGATATAGATCTACACAAATCACCAGTGCTatggtgaaatttcttcttctagttttctTCAGTGTAACAGACACGTGGCTCACCCATGGAGATAGAACTAAGATGTATCAAAACATAGAAAACAATCAATGAAGTAAAACATTTAGAGAGAGCTATTGATACAAAGTTTGGGGGTAAAGTGAGAAAGTTGGAATGATTCGAATTATGTTGGAGGCTTGGCTATTTATAGAAAGAATAAACTAGTCCAGGGTCTTCATAGTTGTATTTTGTCTACTTTGTCTTTGTGAGAAAATTGGATTCGATGCATTTTTGTGCATTTTGTATCGAACCAAGTGCTCTAGTTACTTGTCACGACGGTTAATAAAAGGTATAATTGTCATGATATGGATTTATCAGTAATTTTCTCGTGATGTTTCAGAGATCACGATGCCCATTGTTAtttgagaatggatcatctgcatgtGCGTGAAGGTGAACGTACTTGTGAGATGTTCACTctccttgtaaatggcaaaaatgagACAGATGGTTTTCTCTCACACTTATGTGCAAAGGAATCAGACTCTTGTTATTAAGCACCTACAAGGTGAGCCCAACGCTGACAAGATAAGTGTCGATGACTAAGGTGCCATCAAATTGTGTCCCTGATCTTCAAACCACAAATTGGAGAGTTCTACCTCATACCACTAGTCCCTCAAGGAATCTAATGATCTTCATACATTCAAAAAATGAAACTTATTGAGGCTCCGACCATGTGCCTCGGTGTTTTGCCAAGGTGCATGGATCTCAACTAGGGTTATAAAACATGTAATCAGTGACGAAAGCTGTCAGTGtcgatttggattggaatcagttTGAATCAATCTGAAAAATAGTCCTAAAATCGGTACATTCAAAGAATATTCCAACAATTATAGTGTTTTTATCGAGGGATCAGCTGTATTGACTCGTTTGAAATCAAGATCGGTGACGGCCAATTCCAATATGAATCGAGTGATTTCCCATCCGATTCACCGATTCGtcgattcttgaaaccctagTCGCAACTCTTGTAgagttttggtatttatatAAGCAATGCAAGAATAAAGAATATGCTTAATAGACTTGTTAGGTGAAAAGCTGTCTTTTTGGTTGCTTATCCCTTTGGTGGCGACCTATCTAATGGTCTCTCGACTCTCTTGTTAACACACCTGCAACCCTAACCCAGAAAGTTCGCAAATCCCAAAGCCTGCTTAAAGATTAATTCAAACCCAAGTTAAAGATTGATTTGTTAATTTGTTAAACATAGAGCATAGAACATCATACAATATTATTAGTTATAACATCTCTATTTGCAAATTGTCTCCCCCGCAATTTCCGCAATTTAAGCATTTAAAAATGCAAAGATGTGTTTTTAAGGATAAGGGCATTCCAATGTGTGGACTTGTTAAAACACCTATTTGTTCGATTGTCACTTTCGATGATGAAGTCCAAGtcgtttttggtttttttttccatctccaCGGGGGTAGAGGGATCGGGGGAGAGCGTATAGGTGGATCTCATCATCCAATGCAAAATATTCAAGAAACAAATGGAAGAGCAAAGAAAACTTGTTTACAAAGAGTACACAATTTTTGACTTTTTAAAATTCATTCCCCCAAACTGTTTCTAGTGAATACCGAGCCAGATTTTCTAGTTTAGATCTCGTCCCACGTGTGACAGGTGGGAattccatggggtgtgggttcTATGCATCATAAGCGAATCCCACATCCTATGTATActtgtaaacggattggatttggcttagatacggatcggatgtaatcggattcagatattttttgatcaaatacggatacctctaaacggattcggatggattaggatacggatcgaattcgaatttttgaccatccgtttatacctctgccttgtgtaacccgaacctttctccccctagtggatacaattcactctcaatccatagttttagatcatgattcttttctcctcatattctagaacctgttgaatctttaagaaccctcaagatcattatttacttaattttttttaattaagtattcggattcggatttttatcagagtattcggattttttttttcggatatctctaatcgaatacggatgcccctaaacggatacggatgcggatcgaattcgaattttcgattatccatttacagccctaatcCTATGGGTGCAAGTGTCTCCTTGACAGCTCGAAGCTGCCCTGAGCttgaacagggcctgggttgagatacatATGCCCTAAGGGTGGGTCAAGGTTGAAAATTTTTGACCCTAAGTCAAGATTGGTCCGAGTCAGGATTGAGGCAGCTGAGCCTAATCCGATGCAGAAGCAGAGGATACCATTGGAGGACCTTGAGAAGCTCGCAAGAGCAAGAAAAGACTCATGATATTTAGAAGCTCGCAAGAGCAAGAAAAGCTATGGCCGGATACCATGTAGAAGAtgtgatttttcattaaaatatcAATAGAGAGTTATACAGTGTTTATATATACAACCAAGAAGAATCATAGAGCGTAACAAAAGCACGTGGACGGTTACAATTGTTACATGAAAGATGATTCAGTGTATACACAACTATGGTGGTTTATCACTAACAAACCCGACcctatcttctctttttttatttgttcttctttttcttcgtcctcttttttcttcttctttttcttcttcccagtTTGGCCAGCATATGCatctctcttccttcccccATCATGGTTAggaccaatcagggtcagctcgACTCGATCCtaagggcaggtcagggttggattttttgatCCTGAGTCAAGACCCGATCGATCTTGGGCCCAACTAAAGGAACTCAAGATTGAACTgaggttttaaaaggcccgacccaacccgaccctattgcagtcCTCCCACATCCCATAGAAAGTGTGAGATTTGTCATGTATCCGAACTCAGGTTTTTTCTTACtatgatattgatattgatagtGTTTTACACTTTATCGAAGAACTTTTTTAGTTTTGATATGTAGTTTTGGACCTTTGGTATCTAAAAAGTTAAAATGCATTACTCACCCGAGTCATTAGGTTTGGAAGAGGGCGAATCAAGTTAAAAAACCTGGTTTTCAAATATGACTTCATAAGGATAAAGCTCGCAATTAAAATCCCAACACAATAAGCGGTTGTAGATTGAATCAATGAGAGTATAAAGTAACTTGGAAATTAGAAGTCAATATTAAGACTTGACAACAAGAAATATGGGGTTATCATCATTTTGACAAAACGTGAGATGTTATtatgaaaaagaggaaaagttTGGGCACGTCAGTGTTGTGCCTAACCATGTGGTTGTCTTATTTAGCGGAGGCTAACGTCtcattgtgtctatctctctcttcccaaaaTGAGgggtagatatgtcatttcataaaaaggaagaagaatgataGACAAAAGGAGGTGTTAGCGGATACTATAAGCCTGAGAGCATTCTTcttgtcattttattttttaatccaaataaattaagaaagggTTTTCTTGGCAAATAGCATAGGGAGCGCACAAATTAAGAAGCGCTAAAACAGTTTCATACAAACATAGGAGGGCAGAGAGGTAATTTCctataaagagaaaagagatagagagaaaagGTGTTAGTGTACTTATGTAGCCCAACTGAACTTTTATAGCTCTCATTCCTAAGAAGGATATCCCCATGACTATTGGAGATTATTGCCCCATAAATCTTTGCCACTTTTGCTACAAAATCATCACAAAAATTATTGTTTTCAGACTTTAGCCTTTGCTCAATAAATCAATATCTTTCAATTAGAATGGTTTCGTGAAAGGAAGGCACATCCAAGATAATATTCTGATTAGTCATGAGATTCTTCATAAGATTAAATCTCAACGAAGAAGCAGGCAAAAACTGATGTCGATGAAATTAGACATGAGCAAGGCGTATGATAGACTCAAGTGGGGTTTTCTAAGGCGTACCTTGCAAAACTATGGCTTTCACTCACATTGGATAAATCTGGTCATGTTTTGTGTGGAAAGTACACAGTTGGCGGTGCTTCTTAACGGTTCCCCTTTAAATTACTTCACACCAACAAGAGGGATCCTCCAAGGGGATCCAACCTCACCATATCTTTTTGTTCTCTGTGCAGAAGTTTTGTCGACACACTTGGAAGAAGCGCTTTCACAAAAAAGGATTAAGGGTGTGAAAATCTCTAAAAATGTGGAAAGCATATCTCATATGGCCTTTGCTGACGACTTAATTTTATTTCGGCATACAACTACACATGAAGCGAGAGCCTTCTTAGATGTTATTGACACCTTCTACAATTAAACACATCAAAAAACAAGAGTCCATTACAGCCCTAGTGTCAATGTAGGCCTTAAAAGGGAACTAGAACAAAGCTTTCACATTCAACCCACTTCGGGTCTAGACATATACCTTGGCATTCCTCATATATCTGAAAAGTTAAGAAAGGCTCACTGCTCTGGTTTGATTCACAGAGTCAGTTATAAACTCCAATCGTGGAAATCAAAGTACCTCTCATTTGCAAGTAAAACTGTGCTTATTCAATCTACTTTGTCAACCATGCCTCTGCATGATATGTCTTGTGTTTCAGACGTCTACAGGCAACTCTAAAGGAGTTAGATGACACTAATAGAAAATTTTTCTAGGCTAAGGAGGAGGGAAACCGCTATCCCTACTATTAGCTGGCAATCCATTTGCCAACCCGAGAGTTGTGGTGGCCTTACTTTGAAACTCTCAGAGCCAATGAATCAAGCCCTTCTAATCAAGAAAGCTTGGGAACTCCTAACACCAGAAAGTTCACTTTGGGAAAGAATTATGAAGAGCAAATACTTCCCAAACGCAGATGTCCTCCATGCAAAAATCCCCACAATGCTTCATTGGGCTGCCAACTACTTAGGGAAtatattaattataaaaaatgtcAATAGAGATTGATTGTATAATTATTAAGAGTTAAGACCCTTTTGTTTAATTACAGGGAGGGAGCGTGCTAGTGTGGCATTGGCACCACCGCAACCACGTACGTAATCAACCCTTCATTTGAATTGGAGATTGACTCTGTACTCAGTCTGTAGTCTGTAGTCTCAAGCCGTGGAcggcccaaaaattaaaaaaagagagagagaggagcgtGGCTTTGACTCCGCTGTCCGCACGGAAGagttgaatatttgaatcagAGGAAGCATCGATGGAAGACTCCGCCATGGTttcctcttccaactccattaGTCAATTCTTTCATCAAAGGTGTGAACTTTCACGcgacattttctctctctttctcttccttttcaaACTAATTTATAAACTCTATATTAGTATTCCCATCTATCTATTCTAAATTCATCTCTATTCTTCGAGTCTCAGAGGAAATTCCAATCCATGGCTTCTACTTGTTCTTTTACCTGTAAACTTCCCCTTATTCTTCTGTTGTTGTTTGTATTGATCTTCGCATCTGGTTTGCAGAGTTGCTATGGCCAACAAACCTTCGGCTTTGATGTTCATCATAGGTACTCCGATCCCATCAGACAAATTTTCCCACTCGACAACTTTCCGGAGAAAGGAACTTTTGATTACTATAAAGCCTTAACTCATCGTGACCATATTATTCGTGGCCGTCGACTTGGTAGCACCAGTACCCAAGATCCGATTCTCACTTTTGAAGGTGGAAATACCACTTATAGCGTGGCCGATTCGGGATAGTATGTCTCTCTgccttcttaaatcttaatccccttttcttcgttttttttgttttgttcaaagtttccctttttattcttcatttttgTACAGAATTAAGAGAGTAGTAATTGTCTTATTTCAGTTTGCATTACGCCAATGTCTCTTTGGGGACACCGAGTCTCTCATTTTTTGTGGCTCTTGACACGGGAAGTGATGTATTTTGGGTTCCCTGTGATTGCGTTAGCTGCGCCCATTCCTGGGAACTTAGTAACGGAACTGTAAGTTGCCTAACTTCGTTGGTATCTATTGAAATCTGGATTTTTCCTTGGAAAATGTTGTCTTTGTTTCGTTTGGTATAAGAAGGGATAACAGCTGAACAGGGCATctgttttgttttccttttggaCTGTGATTTGTTCAGAATTACAACTGAAGATGGCATTTATATCAATATATTGGGGAATGGGCTTGAGTTTTATTTGAATCCAACTGTTTAGAAATTAGAATTCGATAGAACAGATAGAAAACAACATTTTATTCCCTACATATTAGTTGGTTTTTGAGTTTGTAATCCATGGAGAGGGTGATTATCGTCCATATTTAGCTACAGCTAGCTGTAAAGACATGGTAAGATTCTGATGCATAATATGGTTGATTGTAGACTTTATCTGGGAGACAAACTAATGGTTTTTCACATGTCTTATTCTTTAGAATCAACAAAATGAATTATACAGAAACAATTATGTAGAATGAGGGACATTATGTGTAGAAGTATCAAAATACAGATGGTGGTTTAAATCTGAGTTGCCAAAAAGAAATGTTGTTCTAGACTTCTAGTCTACATCGGTTTTTTTGTAAGTTCAGGGAATTGCTAATCTAGTGATTTTTTTCTAGATGAAGTGTGGTATCATAAGATATAGGTACAAGAATTTGATTGTTGTCAACAACCATGTCTGCCGGTGGAAAAATGGTTAATTTTTCACTAAGTGTTCAGTAGAATCTTGATTTGATTATATTTCTGATGCCTGTAGTATTTAAAATTTGCACTTCTTGATAGAAGTGCTTTCTTATGGTTTCCATAATAAACTCATGTTGTAACAGGTAGTAGATCTAAACATTTACAGTCCTAGTGCATCATCGACAAGCAAAACAGTCCCCTGTAACAGCAGTATGTGTGAACTACAAGACCAATGCAATTTACTGGGAAGCAGCTCATGTCCTTATGAAGTTGCCTATGTTTCTGCCCTTACTTCAACTTCTGGATATCTTGTTGAGGATGTTTTGCACTTGACAACAGATTATAGTAATCCACAAGCTGTTGATGCACGCATTACATTTGGGTACATCATTGTCCACATTTTTTTCAGAGTTCTATCAAAATCTTGAGCTGATATCATAAATATTTGGATAAAAGTTCTTGTTTTGCCTTCATCTCTTGCTTCTGTAGCATTAAGCATGTTTTAGTAGGGGGAGGGGTCTGAGGCACCTTGTCTGATCTGATCATATTTCATTGTTTGAGCAGCTGTGGTAAGGTTCAGACCGGTTCTTTTTTGACAACTGCTGCCCCGAATGGTCTATTTGGGCTTGGTATGGATAAAGTATCTGTCCCTAGCGTTTTATCAAGTTCAGGCCTTACTGCAAATTCTTTCTCCATGTGCTTTGGAAGTGATGGGATTGGAAGAATCAACTTTGGTGACAAAGGTAGCTCTGACCAAGCAGAAACTCCATTCAATACTATGACATCGAAGTGAGTGGTCATTCCCATTTTTTGCTAATGGCATTTCATATTTCTGGCTTATGTAATAGTTTTAACCAAAATGGGatgattgttatgatgatattttCTTCTTGGTATTTGTATCACAGCCCAACATATAATATCAGTGTAACTCAAATAACGGTGGGGACAAATGTCACGGATGTTAGTTTTACTGCAATTTTTGACTCCGGTACCTCATACACATACTTAAAAGATCCAGCCTATACGAGTATTGCTGAGAGTGTAAGTATTTTGGGTAGTATTCAAATTCATTATTGGGTTTAAACTCTAGTACTAATGGTGAAAGTTTTGCCCCATTGCAGTTTAATGCACAAGTCAAAGACAAACGTCGGTCATATGATCCAAACAGTCCTTTTGATTATTGTTATGACCCAAGGTTATTTATCTGAAATCTTAGCTGATATGTATTTATTTTCATCTTGGATGCCTAAATCCTGACTCCTTTGAAAATATGCAGTTCAACTTCTGAAAACATTACGGTTCCTCCACTGAATCTAACCATGGGAGGTGGAAGCCAGTATCTTGTTTATGATCCCATAGTTTATGTCAGCGATTCGGTAATAATTTACAGTTTCTATTACAGCAGTCTCTTCTCCTGCTTCTATTTCAAACATATTCATTACTGTTGAATTGATGTTGCAGAATTCAAGTACGATTTCATATTATTGCTTGGCTCTTACCAAGAGTACTGACTTGAATATCATTGGACGTAAGTGTTGTTTTTTCTTGTCCTTATccttaaatttttgttttttttttttttttgggggggggggggcgttgGAGGGGGATTCTCCTTGCAGATAATGCCAACATTTTTCTTGGTATGATCTTTTTCGATGCTCAAATTTAATGAGACTTTGGTAATTGGTGTTTATGCTCCTTCATACTCTCCCTCTCGGGGGGGGGTTGTGCAAGCGCATCAATGGGTGtgtatttgtgtgtgtgtgtgtgtgtgtgtgtgtgtgtgtgtgagagagagagagagagagagagagagagagagagttttaacTTCTATTGACATGGAAAGCACCGTAGCCGAAGTATCTCCTGAAAACCAAAATGTTAATCTTTTTTGTCAATTCACAACTGTAAAACTGTAAATGAAATCATTTCACCTGTCATTTTTCAACCATTGGGCAGTGTGGGGTCAAAGTGAGTTTGTTTATAGGGGCTTTGAGAGCGTATAGTGTTGTACAATTGTACCATTAACATTATACAAAGACTAGTCCAGAAACCAGTCAAATTAGTGGCTCTTTGGTGTAAGTGAACAGGGAAGGTTTGAGACCTCCAGTCTTTTGAATAGTATATTTTCACACACACAGACATATGTTACAGAACAACCATTTTCAGGGTCACTGGTTTGATAAGGCAAAGCCTGGATATTGCCTAGTTGGCAACTTGCTAAACAAGGCCAAAATGCTTTGAGTATCTTGTGTAGGTCTTGACCACACTTTTTAGGACTTCTTAGGAgttttgagtttccaaaaggTGATGGAAAGTCCAGAAGTGGTCTTTTTTGAGTGCTCGCATAGGTGCCAGTGCAAACTGCAAACAACCAGGTCTCATTGGGTAACCTGTGGCTTAGGCATTTAGACACCacaatttcttttttacagtcacAACTCACGATTTCAACTTATATCGATGAAGCTCTACCTATGACTCTTTGTGGAGCCAAGTTAATAGACATCTATGTACTGTATGAAAATCTACTTCTCCGGGTTGTCCATGGTTCTTTATTGTGAACTGCATTgctgtgttttttcttttttttgccctttctttctttctccttgcaCAAAACCACTTATCCTATTGTAAGTTGTCTATTTTGTTTTCAGAGTGTTTGTTCAGGGTgtttgccattattcttttaggGGAAGGGTTTCCCATGCCaatagtgtgagtgtgtgtgtgtgtgtgtgtgtggggtggggggggggggggcaggggcAGGGGATCTCCTATCCTACCCCAATCACTGCATGCGAAATAGTTTCGTCCAATAGGGGGTCCATGTGGTCAGGGAGGAAGAGAGTGCCAGTGCAGGACCCACATGGCCAggatgtgagagggcataggaaaacATCCCCACGCTGTTGGTGTGGGGGTCTTTTCATTCGTTAATGATTCTGTATTTGGTTGTTTACGCGTGTGACTGGTTGAATACAGTTTTTTCTGGATCTGATACCATCAATTTATCATTTGCATTTATGTTGGGTGATTATTGCTTACAAAACAATTTGGTTTTGTGCAGAGAACTTCATGACTGAATACCTTATTGTATTTGATCGTGAAAAATCAGTGTTGGGATGGAAACAATCTAATTGTGAGTATCATTTCATAGTTACATGTATTTTAACCTCATATGCTTAGTCAAGAAGGGTTAAATTTAAGCTGATAGAGTTTCCCTGTTTGTCATTTCATCCAGGTTATGATACCAAATATTACagtactacaacaacaacacaaaCCAATTCTACTGTTGTGCCTCCTGCCACTGCTGCGGACCCTCCACAATCTGGAGTGAAAAGTGGGAGTGATTCTTCTTCAGCGGCATCATCAGCATCAATTGGATGGCCCCC
This window harbors:
- the LOC122662044 gene encoding aspartyl protease family protein 1-like isoform X2, translating into MASTCSFTCKLPLILLLLFVLIFASGLQSCYGQQTFGFDVHHRYSDPIRQIFPLDNFPEKGTFDYYKALTHRDHIIRGRRLGSTSTQDPILTFEGGNTTYSVADSGYLHYANVSLGTPSLSFFVALDTGSDVFWVPCDCVSCAHSWELSNGTVVDLNIYSPSASSTSKTVPCNSSMCELQDQCNLLGSSSCPYEVAYVSALTSTSGYLVEDVLHLTTDYSNPQAVDARITFGCGKVQTGSFLTTAAPNGLFGLGMDKVSVPSVLSSSGLTANSFSMCFGSDGIGRINFGDKGSSDQAETPFNTMTSNPTYNISVTQITVGTNVTDVSFTAIFDSGTSYTYLKDPAYTSIAESFNAQVKDKRRSYDPNSPFDYCYDPSSTSENITVPPLNLTMGGGSQYLVYDPIVYVNSSTISYYCLALTKSTDLNIIGQNFMTEYLIVFDREKSVLGWKQSNCYDTKYYSTTTTTQTNSTVVPPATAADPPQSGVKSGSDSSSAASSASIGWPPLLNPRNCCFLISLLALFALI
- the LOC122662044 gene encoding aspartyl protease family protein 1-like isoform X1, encoding MASTCSFTCKLPLILLLLFVLIFASGLQSCYGQQTFGFDVHHRYSDPIRQIFPLDNFPEKGTFDYYKALTHRDHIIRGRRLGSTSTQDPILTFEGGNTTYSVADSGYLHYANVSLGTPSLSFFVALDTGSDVFWVPCDCVSCAHSWELSNGTVVDLNIYSPSASSTSKTVPCNSSMCELQDQCNLLGSSSCPYEVAYVSALTSTSGYLVEDVLHLTTDYSNPQAVDARITFGCGKVQTGSFLTTAAPNGLFGLGMDKVSVPSVLSSSGLTANSFSMCFGSDGIGRINFGDKGSSDQAETPFNTMTSNPTYNISVTQITVGTNVTDVSFTAIFDSGTSYTYLKDPAYTSIAESFNAQVKDKRRSYDPNSPFDYCYDPSSTSENITVPPLNLTMGGGSQYLVYDPIVYVSDSNSSTISYYCLALTKSTDLNIIGQNFMTEYLIVFDREKSVLGWKQSNCYDTKYYSTTTTTQTNSTVVPPATAADPPQSGVKSGSDSSSAASSASIGWPPLLNPRNCCFLISLLALFALI